GATCTGGGGGGGTCCGTTGCTTTTTGGTTCGAAAGGGCCTTGGAAATTAACGAAGACTTTGAACTGGGTTATGGGGTGGCATTACAGTTGAGTGGCGAATTTGAAGAAGATGATGACTATTACAGCTTCCATGAAAAAGAAAGTATTTGTTTTCCCTTCTTTCTTTTACTGAATTACTATCCCTTGACAATTGAAGGTCTCCCCTACCTCACGGGCCATTTTGGCTATAACCTAATGTTGTACGACGATGGTGATAATAACGCAAATTTGCATGGTCTGTATTATGCCCTGGGGGCCGGGATCCGTCTTCCCGGGTATCCCAATGTAAGAGCGGAGGTTTTGTATACAGCAAATAGCGGCTCAGGCACTGTAGTCGATGTATGGGATGACACATCGGAAAAAGTAAAAGTATCCCTTTCCCGGATCTGTTTGAATGTTGGTTTCGGCTTTTAGGATTTAAATAAGATAGTAAAAAAACAGGTAATACAGAACCGTGCCGCCGAGCACCAGGAGACTGGGTTTGATGAGTTTGGACAAGGTCGGCGTGAGCCCGGTCTCAAAATACTCGTTGGAGACCAACAGACAGACATGAACCGGAGAAAGCATCAGTCCGATCATGCCAAAACCCTGTGCGAGAACGATCGCAGAGAGCAAAGTGCCGAAGCCGGGTTCCGCCCCCAGCAAGCTGAGGACAATCGGGAAACTGGCGCCGATGTAACCGACGGCAAGTCCCGTTGCTAAGGCGCTGACAAAAGGAATCAGCATGATCATCAACCAAACGGGGATCCCAAAGGAGGTCAGCTCGCTGCTGAAGCGGGCGACCAAGGGGGTTCCGTCGGGCAGGTTGGACCCGATAAAGGCCCCGTAGACCTGGATCATCGACATCTGGACCGCCAGGACCAGGAATTTCTTCTGGACCAATATTTTCCGCCACTGGGCGGCGGTTAACGGGCGGAAATATTGCAGCCAAAGGATGGCGCCGATGATCCCAATCCCGATCGGGATGTATTGGTTGTTACTCCGGATTGTGTCCGGGAGAAGCTGGTAAACGATGTAGGTCCCGATGACAATTAGAATCGGGGACAACAGGAAGATCAGTTGCCGCCAGAATCCGGTTTGCCCCTGCGGGGCAGGCCGCGGGCAAGAGGGGATCGGCCGGAGGAGAAAAAGGTAACCCGCCCCGGCGGCAATCAGGCTTAACGGAAAACCGACCAAGAGAAACTCCAACGAGGAAAGCCCCGCGATCTCCATCGCCAGGAGAGGGCCGGGAAACAGCGGGGACCAGAATTCCCAGGGATGCCGGAACCAAAAGTTAATGGCGGATTTTAATTCCGGATCGACGTTTTTTTCTTCATCACAGGTGTCAACCAGTGGTGCGGAAAAAAACGCACCGCCGGGGATTGGTAGCACACCGATCACGGCCGGCAGGGCCGAAATTGAACCGCGGGTGGAGAGGCGGCTTTGGATTAAGGCGACCATCTCCCGCATCAGGCCGGTTTCGGACATTTGCATACTCAACCAGTAAATTAGGGCGATGACGATGACAAAAGTGAGGTGTTTGAAGGTCAGCAGGGGACGACTGGCGATGGCGAGCATCTCGGCGGGGGACTGGCCGGCGAAAAGGGCAATTAATAAAGCGCCACTGGTCATGGCCAGGGATAGACTCTTCAGAAGACGATTGGTCAGGAGAATCACGCCGAGGGAAAGCAGAATCTTGATCAGCCAGGGAAGTTCGGGAAACAGCTGCATCTCTACACCGTTCTTTCTTTAGTTAATTATTGCAAATCTGCTACAATAATAATCCCATAATCCGTCAGCATGGTGCTTGCAATTATCTTCGGCGTAAAAAAGGAACTTTCCTGCCGGTTTAATCTTGACTTTTATGTTGTTGCTGTCTATACTTTAAGACAAGGTCTTTTAAAATTATATTAACCTTAATAACGATAGAGGCGCGGTCTATTACGAGTAATCTGTTATATATGGTCTGGCACAGTAACAGATGAAAAG
The window above is part of the Capillibacterium thermochitinicola genome. Proteins encoded here:
- a CDS encoding DUF401 family protein, yielding MQLFPELPWLIKILLSLGVILLTNRLLKSLSLAMTSGALLIALFAGQSPAEMLAIASRPLLTFKHLTFVIVIALIYWLSMQMSETGLMREMVALIQSRLSTRGSISALPAVIGVLPIPGGAFFSAPLVDTCDEEKNVDPELKSAINFWFRHPWEFWSPLFPGPLLAMEIAGLSSLEFLLVGFPLSLIAAGAGYLFLLRPIPSCPRPAPQGQTGFWRQLIFLLSPILIVIGTYIVYQLLPDTIRSNNQYIPIGIGIIGAILWLQYFRPLTAAQWRKILVQKKFLVLAVQMSMIQVYGAFIGSNLPDGTPLVARFSSELTSFGIPVWLMIMLIPFVSALATGLAVGYIGASFPIVLSLLGAEPGFGTLLSAIVLAQGFGMIGLMLSPVHVCLLVSNEYFETGLTPTLSKLIKPSLLVLGGTVLYYLFFYYLI